One genomic region from Leptolyngbyaceae cyanobacterium JSC-12 encodes:
- a CDS encoding putative metal-dependent membrane protease (IMG reference gene:2510097782~PFAM: CAAX amino terminal protease family): MWLPIALLLHWLIRDRNLATILALLILYAEFLWLVRQWGKLIHRQPRILQEYGLEFSPRNGHDLLTGLGIGLASALLLFVVQGLFGWLQWQTLTLGTVQIVLEGLLMSLALGFAEELLFRGWLLDELQRDYVPIVALWTNAVLFAALHLRLLTFPALVLLGVALVWAKRSRPEWTLGKRRERLGLPMGLHAGLVWGNYIVEVGKLIQYTNRVPVWMTGIDGNPLAGVMGVVFLGGLAFSMWRYAIAQQHPVKLP, translated from the coding sequence GTGTGGTTGCCGATCGCTTTGCTGTTGCATTGGCTGATTCGCGATCGCAACCTTGCCACCATTCTGGCACTGCTGATCTTGTATGCTGAGTTCCTCTGGCTAGTGCGGCAGTGGGGTAAGCTGATTCATCGTCAGCCTCGAATTTTGCAAGAATACGGACTAGAGTTTTCCCCGCGAAATGGGCACGACTTGCTCACAGGCTTGGGCATCGGACTGGCCAGCGCCTTGCTTTTATTTGTAGTGCAGGGTTTGTTCGGCTGGCTTCAGTGGCAAACCCTTACCCTGGGAACGGTGCAGATTGTGCTGGAAGGGTTACTCATGTCCTTAGCGCTAGGATTCGCTGAGGAACTGTTGTTTAGAGGCTGGTTACTGGATGAACTGCAGCGGGACTATGTACCGATCGTAGCACTGTGGACAAACGCGGTATTGTTTGCTGCCCTGCATCTGCGGCTGTTGACATTTCCGGCACTAGTTTTGTTGGGAGTGGCGCTGGTTTGGGCAAAGCGATCGCGCCCTGAATGGACCTTGGGCAAACGGCGGGAGCGATTAGGCTTACCGATGGGATTACACGCTGGGCTGGTATGGGGCAATTACATCGTGGAAGTTGGCAAACTGATTCAATATACCAACCGGGTACCTGTCTGGATGACCGGAATTGATGGTAACCCACTGGCTGGAGTCATGGGAGTAGTATTTCTGGGAGGACTGGCATTTAGTATGTGGCGCTATGCGATTGCCCAGCAACACCCCGTCAAACTACCTTAA
- a CDS encoding hemolysin A (IMG reference gene:2510097796~PFAM: S4 domain; FtsJ-like methyltransferase~TIGRFAM: hemolysin TlyA family protein), producing MPKQRLDVLLVERNLCKTRQQAQRLIQAGEVMVNQQILDKPGTEVDVAAQLQVKQKAPYVSRGGEKLAKAIAHFHIPVQGRICLDGGISTGGFTDCLLQAGAAHVYGIDVGYGQVAWMIRQDPRVTLYERTNLRHMQPENLYSSDRPWADLGVVDVSFISLTKILPALWNLLQAPREVVLLVKPQFEVGRDRVGKNGVVRDPKDQAEAILQVLQMAQELGWSYQGVIWSPLPGPAGNIEYLLWLKTLTADAPPQTNLTPDLKTLLQLTRTAHQELRE from the coding sequence ATGCCTAAGCAACGTCTGGATGTGCTGTTAGTAGAGCGAAATTTGTGTAAGACACGACAACAGGCGCAGCGATTAATTCAGGCCGGGGAAGTGATGGTGAACCAGCAAATATTGGATAAACCAGGAACCGAAGTGGATGTAGCAGCGCAGTTGCAGGTGAAACAGAAAGCTCCCTACGTATCCCGGGGCGGCGAAAAGCTGGCAAAGGCGATCGCACACTTTCATATCCCGGTACAAGGACGAATCTGCCTGGATGGAGGAATTTCGACCGGAGGATTTACAGACTGTTTACTGCAAGCTGGTGCGGCTCATGTCTATGGCATCGATGTCGGCTATGGGCAGGTTGCCTGGATGATTCGCCAAGATCCTCGAGTAACCTTGTACGAGCGCACGAACTTACGCCACATGCAGCCAGAAAACCTTTACAGCAGCGATCGCCCATGGGCAGATTTAGGCGTAGTAGATGTATCATTCATCTCACTCACCAAAATTTTGCCTGCGCTGTGGAACCTATTGCAAGCCCCGCGTGAAGTGGTGCTGCTAGTTAAACCTCAATTTGAAGTGGGACGCGATCGCGTTGGCAAGAATGGAGTCGTGCGCGACCCTAAAGATCAAGCAGAAGCGATTCTTCAAGTGTTGCAAATGGCTCAAGAACTGGGATGGAGCTATCAGGGAGTAATCTGGTCGCCATTACCGGGTCCAGCTGGAAACATTGAGTACTTACTCTGGCTGAAAACGCTGACTGCTGATGCCCCCCCTCAAACAAACTTAACCCCTGACCTGAAAACCCTGCTGCAACTGACACGAACTGCACATCAAGAGCTAAGGGAATAG
- a CDS encoding hypothetical protein (IMG reference gene:2510097784), translating into MAESSQLKNTDSQEPFQPLQIVCLEHGSSRLYAEVIQTVTNRQICWVRPLALIQTTAFPPFVESFSDSNQIRDLRQGADLLLPIRLFRVAIDTEVIPILGTLGAPGISETRQSSTSLHLNRFIKQICLEHSDLISSESVWLKTCEVSHDS; encoded by the coding sequence ATGGCGGAGTCTTCTCAACTGAAAAATACAGATTCACAAGAGCCATTCCAGCCGCTTCAGATAGTTTGCCTGGAGCATGGCTCCAGTCGCTTATATGCTGAAGTGATTCAAACAGTGACGAATCGGCAGATTTGCTGGGTTCGCCCTTTGGCATTGATCCAAACCACAGCATTTCCACCTTTCGTGGAATCCTTTTCTGACTCCAATCAAATTCGCGACTTGCGCCAAGGGGCGGATCTTTTACTACCAATTAGGCTATTTCGGGTAGCCATAGATACAGAGGTCATCCCAATCTTGGGAACATTAGGGGCACCAGGAATATCAGAGACCAGGCAATCATCTACATCTCTACACTTAAATCGATTCATCAAACAAATCTGCCTGGAACATTCTGACTTGATTAGCAGTGAATCAGTGTGGCTCAAGACCTGTGAGGTGAGTCATGATAGTTGA
- a CDS encoding primary replicative DNA helicase (IMG reference gene:2510097791~PFAM: DnaB-like helicase N terminal domain; DnaB-like helicase C terminal domain~TIGRFAM: replicative DNA helicase) — MVQELNFQTYSDRLPPQNIDAEEAILGGILLDPEAISRVADLLRPEAFYLNAHQEIYRAMLALQNQGLPTDLMSVSTWLRDRDLLERVGGQSKLIQLIDHTVSAVNIDQYAALVMDKYTRRKLIQAGGEIAQLGYDTSRDLEQILDQSEQKVFGVTQDRPQNGLAATADILTHTFSDIESRSLGLVLPGLSCGYYDLDAMTQGFQRSDLIIVAGRPSMGKTSFTMNIARNIAAFHKLPVAIFSLEMSKEQLVQRLLASEVRIESGRLRSGRVSQQEWEPLGHAISALSQLPIFIDDTPNISVTEMRSKARRLQAEQGGALGLILLDYLQLMDGGSENRVQELSKITRSLKSLARELNVPVIALSQLSRSVESRTNKRPMMSDLRESGAIEQDADLIMMLYRDEYYNPDTPDRGIAEVILTKHRNGPTGVVKLLFESQFTQFRNLASPNRM, encoded by the coding sequence ATGGTTCAGGAACTGAATTTTCAGACGTATAGCGATCGGCTTCCGCCTCAAAACATTGATGCCGAGGAGGCAATTCTAGGGGGAATTCTTTTGGACCCAGAAGCCATCAGTCGGGTAGCAGATTTACTTCGCCCTGAAGCCTTTTATCTCAACGCTCATCAAGAAATCTATCGGGCAATGCTAGCACTCCAAAATCAAGGGTTGCCCACGGATCTGATGAGTGTATCAACCTGGCTAAGAGACCGAGACCTTTTAGAACGAGTTGGGGGGCAGAGTAAGCTCATTCAACTGATCGATCACACGGTCAGTGCCGTCAATATTGATCAGTATGCGGCACTGGTGATGGATAAATACACACGCCGAAAACTGATTCAGGCAGGGGGAGAGATTGCGCAACTCGGCTATGACACGTCCAGGGATCTGGAGCAGATTTTAGATCAGTCAGAACAAAAGGTGTTTGGGGTAACGCAGGATCGTCCGCAGAATGGGTTGGCAGCAACGGCAGATATTTTGACCCACACCTTTTCTGATATTGAAAGTCGATCACTGGGCCTGGTGTTGCCAGGATTATCCTGTGGATATTATGACCTGGATGCGATGACGCAGGGCTTTCAGCGATCTGATCTCATCATCGTAGCGGGGCGTCCCTCTATGGGCAAAACCTCGTTCACGATGAATATCGCCCGCAATATTGCGGCGTTTCATAAGCTGCCCGTGGCAATTTTTAGCTTGGAAATGTCGAAGGAGCAGTTGGTGCAGCGATTGCTTGCCAGCGAAGTGCGGATTGAGAGTGGGCGACTGCGATCGGGGCGGGTGAGCCAGCAGGAGTGGGAACCATTGGGACATGCCATTAGTGCACTCTCTCAATTGCCAATTTTCATTGATGACACACCTAATATTAGCGTGACCGAGATGCGTTCAAAGGCGCGGCGGCTGCAGGCAGAACAGGGGGGAGCGTTGGGGCTGATCTTGCTGGACTATTTGCAGTTGATGGATGGCGGTAGTGAGAATCGGGTACAGGAACTTTCCAAAATTACGCGATCGCTGAAGAGTCTGGCGCGTGAACTGAATGTTCCAGTGATTGCCCTATCTCAGCTCAGCCGCAGTGTAGAATCTCGCACCAACAAACGTCCGATGATGTCTGACTTGCGGGAATCTGGTGCGATCGAGCAGGATGCAGATTTGATCATGATGCTCTATCGGGACGAGTACTATAATCCTGACACGCCGGATCGCGGCATTGCTGAAGTCATCCTGACTAAACACCGAAACGGACCAACAGGAGTTGTGAAACTCCTGTTTGAATCGCAGTTTACGCAATTTAGAAACTTGGCGTCTCCCAATCGGATGTAA
- a CDS encoding putative permease (IMG reference gene:2510097788~PFAM: Domain of unknown function DUF20) codes for MKLGHWIALAVLIAVVYVLWQIKEVLLMVFAAVVLANSLNLLARFLQKRLRLQRSLAVLVSVLCLLAFAIAFVWIIIPPFVQQLQELFVLVPQGLNQLDNWLDSLDRAVSPDVRRYLPNFDSLLQQVMPYVNRLLGSSFAVFSSSLGAALNVLLILVLGLMMLINPLPYRQGFIRLFPSFYRRRVDQILLECEVALGQWIVGALISMTVIAILSTLGLALIGVKVALANGILAGLLNFIPNLGPTISVIPPMAIALLDSPAKALLVLGLYIAIQQFESNLLTPFVMAQQVNLLPAVTLLAQVFFATIFGFWGLLLALPLIVVCQIWIRRMLVEDVMDQWNHSPEHSNLQSAAPLESAIVTETVFRPNDEVNDTEETLTGE; via the coding sequence GTGAAACTAGGTCACTGGATTGCTCTCGCTGTTCTGATTGCCGTTGTTTACGTTCTTTGGCAAATCAAAGAAGTATTACTAATGGTGTTTGCTGCTGTGGTGCTGGCAAATAGCCTGAATTTGTTAGCTCGGTTCCTCCAGAAGCGGTTACGGTTGCAGCGATCGCTAGCAGTACTGGTATCTGTTCTATGTTTGCTGGCATTTGCGATCGCTTTTGTCTGGATTATTATTCCGCCCTTTGTACAGCAACTTCAAGAACTCTTTGTGCTGGTACCTCAGGGTTTGAATCAGTTAGACAACTGGCTGGATTCGTTAGATAGAGCAGTATCTCCAGATGTACGGCGTTATTTGCCCAATTTTGACAGTTTACTACAACAGGTAATGCCCTACGTTAACCGCTTGTTGGGAAGCTCTTTTGCGGTATTTTCCAGTTCCTTGGGCGCTGCCCTCAATGTTTTACTAATCCTCGTATTGGGATTAATGATGTTGATTAATCCCTTGCCTTACCGCCAGGGCTTTATCCGGCTATTTCCCTCCTTCTATCGTCGCCGCGTAGATCAAATTTTGTTGGAGTGTGAAGTAGCGTTGGGGCAGTGGATTGTGGGGGCGTTGATTAGTATGACAGTGATTGCCATCCTCAGCACTTTGGGATTAGCTCTGATTGGTGTTAAAGTCGCCCTGGCAAATGGCATTCTGGCGGGGTTGCTGAATTTCATTCCTAATTTGGGACCCACAATTAGTGTAATACCACCGATGGCGATCGCCCTGTTGGATTCTCCTGCAAAAGCCTTATTGGTACTAGGGTTATACATTGCTATTCAGCAGTTTGAGAGTAACCTGCTCACACCATTTGTGATGGCGCAACAGGTCAATCTACTACCAGCTGTCACATTACTTGCTCAGGTTTTCTTTGCTACCATTTTCGGTTTTTGGGGATTGCTGCTAGCTCTGCCGTTGATTGTGGTTTGCCAGATCTGGATCCGGCGCATGTTGGTGGAAGATGTGATGGATCAATGGAATCATTCTCCAGAACACTCCAATCTCCAATCGGCTGCGCCCCTGGAATCTGCAATTGTAACTGAGACAGTTTTTCGTCCTAACGATGAAGTGAACGACACAGAAGAGACTTTAACCGGAGAATAA
- a CDS encoding hypothetical protein (IMG reference gene:2510097783~PFAM: ATP-dependent Clp protease adaptor protein ClpS) yields MVSVETLQKPSTVRKLAPRYRVLLHNDDFNPMEYVVQVLMSTVPSLTQPQAVDIMMEAHTNGLALVITCAQEHAEFYCETLKNHGLTSTIEPDE; encoded by the coding sequence ATGGTGTCAGTCGAAACCCTTCAAAAACCTTCAACAGTTCGTAAGTTGGCTCCCCGATATCGGGTGCTGCTCCATAATGATGATTTCAACCCAATGGAATATGTTGTGCAGGTTCTGATGTCAACAGTTCCAAGCCTGACCCAGCCTCAAGCCGTGGATATCATGATGGAGGCGCATACGAATGGGTTGGCGCTGGTGATTACCTGTGCTCAAGAGCATGCTGAGTTTTACTGCGAAACGCTGAAGAATCACGGCTTAACTAGCACGATTGAACCTGATGAATAG
- a CDS encoding FKBP-type peptidyl-prolyl cis-trans isomerase (IMG reference gene:2510097790~PFAM: FKBP-type peptidyl-prolyl cis-trans isomerase), with product MKEILISLGVMVACVILLVVSQFTLNRNDATAANLPTTEPIERLNQVVAMPLAAEVPTPTPAKNVEVSNNYVTTPTGLKYLDLVEGSGETPQAGQTVSVHYTGTLEDGSKFDSSRDRSRPFQFKLGAGQVIKGWDEGIASMKVGGRRQLVIPPELGYGSRGIGPIPPNSTLIFDVELLKAG from the coding sequence ATGAAAGAGATTTTGATTAGTTTAGGAGTCATGGTGGCATGTGTTATCTTGCTCGTTGTGTCTCAATTTACGCTCAATCGCAACGATGCCACAGCTGCAAACCTGCCCACCACCGAGCCAATTGAACGTCTTAATCAGGTTGTTGCAATGCCGCTCGCTGCCGAAGTACCCACCCCTACCCCTGCAAAAAACGTGGAAGTTTCAAACAATTACGTAACAACTCCTACAGGCTTAAAGTATCTTGACCTAGTTGAAGGCAGTGGAGAGACACCCCAGGCTGGACAAACTGTTTCTGTTCATTACACGGGCACCTTGGAAGACGGTAGCAAGTTTGACAGTTCCCGCGATCGCAGTCGTCCCTTCCAGTTCAAATTGGGGGCTGGCCAGGTGATCAAAGGCTGGGATGAAGGCATTGCCTCGATGAAAGTGGGTGGTCGTCGTCAACTCGTGATTCCACCCGAATTGGGCTACGGTTCTCGCGGCATTGGACCCATTCCACCCAACTCTACCTTGATCTTCGATGTGGAATTGCTGAAAGCTGGATAA
- a CDS encoding haloacid dehalogenase superfamily protein, subfamily IA, variant 3 with third motif having DD or ED (IMG reference gene:2510097789~PFAM: haloacid dehalogenase-like hydrolase~TIGRFAM: haloacid dehalogenase superfamily, subfamily IA, variant 3 with third motif having DD or ED) yields the protein MTSLQALIFDVDGTLADTERDGHRVAFNRAFAAAGLDWEWSVERYGSLLATAGGKERLQRFIQEDYPTFEPQPDAPTWAANLHKAKTQHYKALVREGVMPLRPGVKRLIQEARGQGIRLAIATTSAPENVIALLETNLAPDSPSWFEAIVAGDMVPAKKPAPDVYLAVLQVLALPPEACLAIEDSRQGLLAATRAGLKTVITCSSYTQQEDFTEAALVLNHLGEPDIPFQVLAGDPNGEVCLNLALASQLLHS from the coding sequence ATGACATCTCTCCAAGCCCTGATCTTTGATGTTGATGGCACCCTGGCTGATACCGAACGCGACGGTCACCGTGTAGCGTTTAATCGAGCTTTTGCGGCAGCGGGGTTGGATTGGGAGTGGTCAGTTGAGCGCTACGGCAGTCTGCTAGCAACGGCAGGCGGCAAAGAACGACTCCAACGGTTTATTCAAGAGGACTACCCCACGTTTGAACCTCAACCCGATGCTCCAACCTGGGCTGCAAACCTGCACAAGGCTAAGACGCAACACTACAAAGCATTGGTAAGAGAAGGCGTGATGCCATTGCGTCCGGGAGTGAAACGGTTGATTCAAGAAGCGCGTGGGCAGGGTATTCGATTGGCGATCGCCACTACTAGCGCCCCGGAAAACGTGATTGCCTTGTTAGAAACCAATCTCGCCCCCGATAGCCCCTCCTGGTTTGAGGCGATCGTCGCGGGCGACATGGTACCCGCAAAAAAACCCGCTCCCGATGTTTATCTTGCAGTGTTACAAGTGCTTGCCCTGCCGCCAGAAGCATGTTTAGCAATCGAAGATTCGCGCCAGGGATTACTCGCAGCGACCCGTGCCGGACTCAAAACAGTGATTACGTGCAGCAGCTATACTCAACAGGAAGACTTTACCGAAGCGGCATTAGTCCTGAATCATTTGGGAGAACCAGACATCCCCTTCCAGGTATTAGCTGGAGACCCTAACGGGGAAGTATGCTTAAATTTGGCGTTGGCATCCCAACTACTGCATAGTTAA
- a CDS encoding hypothetical protein (IMG reference gene:2510097787) — protein MIGFILKVLALSVLISIGIKQGGGYLPVTPTATTAWVAVLTPSLLLAGLLGWRWQKQQIKR, from the coding sequence ATGATTGGATTTATCTTGAAGGTTTTAGCCTTATCAGTTCTCATTTCAATTGGCATTAAACAGGGTGGAGGTTACTTACCCGTTACACCGACCGCTACAACTGCGTGGGTAGCCGTACTCACACCTAGCCTTTTGCTGGCTGGCTTGCTGGGCTGGCGATGGCAAAAGCAGCAGATCAAGCGATGA
- a CDS encoding MazG family protein (IMG reference gene:2510097795~PFAM: MazG nucleotide pyrophosphohydrolase domain~TIGRFAM: MazG family protein), with translation MTRSDSLPQQAALLDALTQLVAVVAQLRSPDGGCPWDLAQTSETLIPYVIEEAYETVDAIRNGDAAAVCEELGDLLLQVVLQAQIASEAGQFTLQDVAQGITNKLIRRHPHVFGNVQVQTIEELHQNWEQIKAVEKGEDPNTVKPLSQKLSRYARSLPPLTASMKMSQKAAAAGFEWETVDGVWDKFNEELAEFKESLASDDKAHQESELGDLLFTIVNLARWHDLDPSAGLQGTNQRFIQRLRLMEAVADRPLESYTLTELEALWQRAKATLRQKGNGTAEMENRE, from the coding sequence ATGACACGTTCCGATTCTCTACCTCAGCAAGCCGCCCTTTTAGATGCTTTGACCCAGTTAGTGGCAGTCGTTGCTCAACTGCGATCGCCCGATGGGGGATGTCCCTGGGATTTGGCACAAACGTCCGAAACGCTGATTCCTTATGTGATTGAAGAAGCGTATGAAACTGTGGATGCAATTCGCAATGGAGATGCTGCCGCTGTTTGCGAAGAATTGGGGGATCTGCTGTTACAGGTGGTGTTACAAGCTCAGATTGCCAGTGAAGCAGGACAGTTTACGTTGCAAGACGTTGCACAAGGCATTACGAACAAGTTAATCCGGCGGCATCCCCATGTGTTTGGCAATGTGCAGGTACAAACAATTGAGGAGTTGCATCAAAACTGGGAGCAAATAAAGGCGGTTGAGAAAGGTGAGGATCCTAATACCGTGAAACCACTTAGCCAGAAACTCAGCCGCTATGCACGATCGCTCCCCCCCTTAACTGCCAGCATGAAGATGTCTCAAAAAGCTGCCGCAGCAGGCTTTGAATGGGAAACCGTGGATGGAGTATGGGACAAATTCAATGAAGAATTGGCAGAGTTCAAAGAATCATTGGCTAGCGACGACAAAGCTCATCAGGAATCTGAACTGGGCGACCTCCTGTTCACAATTGTCAATTTGGCTCGCTGGCACGACCTTGATCCCAGTGCAGGTTTGCAAGGTACCAATCAACGGTTCATTCAGCGGCTGCGATTGATGGAAGCCGTGGCAGATCGCCCCCTGGAAAGCTATACACTGACTGAATTGGAAGCACTCTGGCAACGGGCAAAGGCAACGTTGAGGCAAAAGGGGAATGGGACAGCGGAAATGGAGAATAGGGAATAG
- a CDS encoding putative metal-binding protein (IMG reference gene:2510097794~PFAM: Uncharacterized metal-binding protein (DUF2227)) — protein sequence MPSGQTHDRITLWSLPLVAGVTFERTQNASLTLIVSGGYLFSGLMFGPDLDIHSRQYRRWGVLRWIWLPYRRSMRHRAFLSHGPIVGTVVRIVYLLGWVGACLAVIGLVSAIAYQLTGEFETWTQFFQQYWLLATESIGRSLRQHYSEWLALLIGLELGALSHSLSDWISSRYKRLSPRKPGKSAVSLATTKRTSPSPRPVASQPSTVELPPLPPAQPSDSKLPPLR from the coding sequence ATGCCCTCTGGTCAAACGCACGACCGCATCACTCTTTGGAGCTTACCGTTGGTAGCAGGGGTCACCTTTGAGCGGACCCAGAACGCCAGTTTGACCTTGATTGTGTCTGGCGGATACTTGTTTAGTGGCTTAATGTTTGGACCTGATTTGGATATTCATTCGCGCCAGTATAGACGCTGGGGGGTGTTGCGCTGGATCTGGCTACCGTATCGTCGCAGTATGCGCCATCGTGCCTTCCTGTCTCATGGTCCGATTGTGGGCACGGTTGTTCGGATTGTTTATTTGTTGGGTTGGGTTGGAGCTTGTCTGGCAGTTATCGGACTCGTTAGCGCGATTGCTTATCAGCTCACAGGAGAATTTGAAACCTGGACTCAGTTCTTTCAGCAGTACTGGCTCTTGGCAACTGAAAGCATTGGGCGATCGCTTCGGCAACACTATTCCGAATGGCTTGCCCTCCTGATTGGCTTAGAATTGGGTGCTCTCAGTCATTCTCTCAGCGACTGGATTAGTTCTCGCTACAAACGCCTCTCCCCGCGTAAGCCGGGCAAATCAGCAGTCAGCCTTGCTACGACCAAACGCACCAGTCCTTCGCCTCGCCCAGTTGCATCCCAACCCTCAACCGTCGAACTACCACCACTACCACCAGCGCAACCATCAGACTCGAAACTGCCACCATTGAGATGA
- a CDS encoding ATPase, YjeE family (IMG reference gene:2510097786~PFAM: Uncharacterised P-loop hydrolase UPF0079~TIGRFAM: ATPase, YjeE family): protein MSFSSEPATPTSMTLILATAEATRQLGVHLGKTLPPGSVVLLEGNLGSGKTTLVQGIGEGLGITETVDSPTFTLVNEYLTGRSPLYHLDLYRLNSAEIEELSLETYWDETEVEPGIVAIEWSERLSDKPADYLLIQLSDDGQGGRRAMLIPVGQFSIRNLELVPFSFRSDAVY, encoded by the coding sequence ATGTCTTTTTCATCGGAACCAGCTACGCCTACCTCAATGACCTTGATCCTAGCTACGGCTGAAGCGACTCGGCAGTTGGGAGTTCACCTGGGGAAAACCCTACCTCCAGGTAGCGTGGTTCTGCTTGAGGGAAATCTGGGTAGTGGTAAGACAACGCTTGTGCAAGGCATTGGGGAGGGATTGGGAATCACTGAAACAGTGGACAGTCCAACGTTTACATTGGTGAATGAGTATCTGACTGGGCGATCGCCGCTCTATCATTTAGATTTATACCGATTGAACTCAGCCGAAATTGAAGAGTTGTCCCTGGAGACATATTGGGATGAAACTGAGGTGGAACCAGGTATTGTTGCCATTGAGTGGTCAGAGCGATTGAGCGACAAACCTGCTGACTATTTGCTAATTCAACTTAGTGATGATGGACAGGGTGGTCGTCGGGCAATGCTTATTCCCGTGGGACAGTTTAGTATAAGGAATTTAGAATTGGTGCCGTTCTCGTTCAGGAGCGATGCTGTTTATTGA
- a CDS encoding LSU ribosomal protein L9P (IMG reference gene:2510097792~PFAM: Ribosomal protein L9, N-terminal domain; Ribosomal protein L9, C-terminal domain~TIGRFAM: ribosomal protein L9), which translates to MAKRVQLVLNQDVSKLGRAGDVVDVAPGYARNYLLPQGLAVHTSPGILKQVERRRELERQRLAELKAQADAVKKAIEGKKISIAKQVGENDAIFGTVTTQEVADCILAATKQTVDRRNITLPDVHKLGTYKAEIKLHPEVMATLEIEVVSA; encoded by the coding sequence ATGGCGAAGCGGGTTCAATTAGTTCTTAATCAAGATGTCAGCAAGTTAGGGCGAGCTGGAGATGTCGTGGATGTTGCGCCTGGTTATGCTCGTAATTATCTGTTGCCGCAAGGATTAGCGGTGCACACTAGTCCTGGCATTTTGAAGCAGGTAGAGCGTCGCCGTGAATTGGAACGTCAACGATTAGCGGAACTGAAGGCTCAAGCAGACGCAGTGAAGAAAGCAATTGAAGGGAAGAAAATCAGCATTGCTAAGCAGGTGGGCGAAAATGATGCAATTTTTGGAACCGTGACTACTCAGGAAGTGGCAGACTGCATCCTGGCAGCCACCAAGCAAACGGTGGATCGTCGCAATATCACGTTACCAGATGTTCACAAGCTTGGCACCTATAAGGCGGAAATCAAGTTACACCCTGAAGTAATGGCGACTCTTGAAATTGAAGTTGTGTCTGCATAG
- a CDS encoding hypothetical protein (IMG reference gene:2510097785) translates to MNSIIRRLVEEALHIKKLTPAIENEINYELTRLGHISEADFEALELLMSEMDAGRIQLVPSP, encoded by the coding sequence ATGAACAGTATTATTCGCCGCTTGGTAGAAGAAGCGCTACATATTAAGAAACTGACCCCAGCAATTGAGAATGAAATCAATTATGAATTGACTCGTCTGGGACACATTTCAGAGGCTGACTTTGAAGCGCTCGAACTTTTAATGTCAGAAATGGATGCTGGACGAATTCAACTCGTGCCAAGCCCCTGA